Proteins from one Ktedonobacteraceae bacterium genomic window:
- a CDS encoding 2-phosphosulfolactate phosphatase yields MRLNVFFTPSSVIVGEPATHHIYIVIDVIRATTTLAVIFEQGATHVLAGETLEQAQAAAQKLPGWFLCGERNVKPLPGFDYGNSPVQFSQLDLKGRELILTTTNGTRAFYACPEQSIRMAGSFYNAHAVTAKALELARQYRSDISLVCSGEYGLFALDDTVCAGYLALELQRQYEAYPHAEPLLIDESVHAAITLYRAYPVPELIEHSQSAQSVINAGLPDDVTFCLQKDGGMSVPVVVGKDEGTGLLLLERISIPARKS; encoded by the coding sequence TTGCGCTTGAACGTCTTCTTCACTCCTTCATCCGTCATTGTGGGGGAGCCAGCAACTCATCACATTTACATTGTCATAGATGTCATTCGTGCCACCACCACGCTTGCCGTTATCTTCGAGCAGGGCGCTACCCATGTTCTGGCCGGAGAAACGCTTGAGCAGGCGCAAGCAGCTGCACAGAAATTGCCTGGATGGTTCCTCTGCGGTGAACGTAACGTGAAGCCGTTGCCCGGTTTTGACTATGGTAATTCGCCCGTCCAGTTTTCTCAACTCGACCTGAAAGGTCGCGAACTGATTTTGACCACCACCAACGGCACGCGCGCTTTCTATGCCTGCCCCGAACAATCAATTCGCATGGCCGGCAGCTTCTACAATGCTCACGCAGTGACTGCCAAAGCGCTGGAGCTTGCGCGACAGTACAGGAGCGACATCAGCCTGGTATGTTCCGGGGAATATGGTTTATTCGCGCTCGACGATACTGTGTGCGCCGGGTATCTGGCCCTTGAACTGCAGCGCCAATACGAGGCCTATCCTCACGCTGAGCCTCTATTGATCGATGAAAGCGTGCATGCCGCCATCACCCTGTACCGCGCTTACCCGGTACCGGAATTGATCGAGCATAGCCAATCGGCGCAGTCCGTAATCAACGCGGGTTTGCCGGATGATGTAACGTTTTGCCTGCAAAAAGATGGCGGGATGAGCGTACCAGTGGTGGTGGGGAAAGACGAGGGAACCGGATTATTGTTATTAGAACGTATTTCAATCCCGGCCAGGAAGTCGTGA
- a CDS encoding NAD(P)H-quinone oxidoreductase, translating to MRAVIITRPGGPDVLEIQDVETPEPAGDQVRVRVRAAGINRADLLQRAGGYPAPPGWPSNIPGMEFAGEVDAVGPLARMWKPGQRVMGLAGGGAQAEYIVVHEGMLVEIPANLDFEQAAGIPEVFMTAHDALFTQAGLQMGERVLIHAAGSGVGTAAIQLAHATGATTFGTSRTPEKLERAKALGLDAGFSDQNFAEAVQRLTNGAGVHVIIDFVGAPYLEQNLQAMAPWGRIVFLATMGGVQANVNLGMLMGKRISMRGVTLRTRTLEEKLAVTRRFATSVLPLLSNGTVKPIIEHVYAFDEIAEAHRAMGENKNFGKLIVRVG from the coding sequence ATGCGTGCAGTAATAATCACTCGTCCCGGCGGGCCGGACGTGCTGGAAATCCAGGATGTCGAGACGCCGGAACCGGCAGGCGACCAGGTGAGAGTAAGAGTCAGGGCGGCGGGGATTAACCGCGCAGACTTATTGCAGCGTGCGGGGGGATATCCCGCGCCCCCGGGCTGGCCTTCTAATATTCCTGGAATGGAATTCGCGGGCGAGGTCGATGCGGTTGGTCCCCTGGCACGCATGTGGAAGCCGGGACAGAGGGTGATGGGCCTGGCAGGTGGAGGAGCGCAGGCGGAATATATCGTGGTTCACGAGGGGATGCTGGTAGAAATTCCGGCGAACCTGGATTTTGAGCAGGCAGCAGGCATCCCGGAGGTCTTCATGACGGCGCATGACGCGCTCTTTACGCAGGCAGGCCTGCAAATGGGCGAGCGCGTGCTGATTCACGCGGCAGGCAGCGGAGTCGGAACGGCGGCCATCCAACTCGCACACGCGACAGGCGCGACCACTTTTGGCACCTCACGCACGCCAGAGAAGCTGGAGCGAGCTAAGGCCCTGGGTCTGGATGCCGGTTTCTCTGACCAGAACTTCGCGGAGGCGGTGCAGCGGTTGACCAACGGGGCGGGCGTACACGTGATTATCGACTTTGTTGGCGCGCCCTACCTGGAACAGAATCTGCAGGCCATGGCGCCATGGGGTCGCATCGTCTTTCTGGCAACGATGGGCGGCGTCCAGGCAAACGTGAACCTGGGCATGCTGATGGGTAAGCGCATATCGATGCGCGGCGTGACCCTGCGCACGCGCACCCTTGAGGAGAAGCTGGCGGTAACACGTCGTTTCGCAACAAGTGTTCTGCCTCTGCTGTCAAACGGGACGGTGAAGCCGATTATCGAACATGTCTACGCATTCGATGAGATTGCAGAGGCTCACAGGGCGATGGGCGAGAATAAGAATTTTGGCAAGTTGATCGTGAGGGTAGGATAG
- a CDS encoding SCO family protein, with amino-acid sequence MSMSWRLASRLSVITMALLVVLIVALLSLRNTTGGSGSSSSTTSNALGLQGIDLGGSPAPGFQLTDQFGHTVSLAQFKGEPVIVTFMYTHCPTVCPLIAEKLHTAMQSLGSNAQKVAILVVSVDPKGDTQASALTFSEQHQMTDYWHYLTGTQNQLSPIWSAYAVDAQSISASTSMHTSVLYLIDKQGREQVLLDQNFTNSEMTTDLQKLLQA; translated from the coding sequence ATGAGTATGAGTTGGCGCCTGGCTTCACGTTTATCAGTTATAACGATGGCCCTGCTTGTCGTATTGATCGTGGCCCTCTTGAGCTTGCGCAACACGACAGGAGGGTCCGGCAGTAGTTCCTCAACTACAAGCAACGCATTGGGCTTGCAGGGTATTGACCTTGGTGGCTCGCCTGCGCCCGGATTTCAATTGACGGACCAGTTCGGCCACACGGTTTCGCTGGCCCAATTCAAAGGCGAACCTGTCATTGTGACTTTCATGTATACGCACTGTCCCACCGTGTGCCCATTGATCGCTGAAAAGTTGCATACCGCGATGCAGAGCCTGGGCAGCAACGCGCAAAAGGTGGCAATCCTGGTAGTCAGTGTCGATCCCAAAGGCGATACGCAAGCCTCGGCCCTGACCTTTTCCGAGCAGCACCAGATGACCGACTACTGGCACTATCTCACCGGAACGCAAAATCAACTCTCGCCAATCTGGAGTGCCTACGCTGTCGATGCGCAAAGCATATCCGCCAGCACGAGTATGCATACCTCGGTGCTGTACCTGATCGATAAGCAGGGCCGCGAACAGGTGCTGCTAGATCAGAATTTCACCAATAGCGAGATGACCACGGATTTACAGAAGTTGCTTCAGGCGTAG
- a CDS encoding heme o synthase → MKTVQQLEELEGIEEQREARPIKQTIGAYIDLMKPHVTVLLLGTTVATMAIAERGFPSLGLVLATLLGGAMSAGSANCINCYIDRDIDQVMGRTQRRSLPSGRVQPAQALIFGLLLGIGSFLILAFFVNLLSALLATSAILFYVFVYTIWLKRTSAQNIVIGGAAGAVPVLVGWAAVTNSISLPAIWLFAIIFYWTPPHFWALSLLIQKDYEKAHIPMMPVVMGESETRKQIFLYSLLLLAVTLVLFAMRAMGFLYLAAALVLGGILVYMAVRLLRDKTKKWARTLFWYSNCYLAMIFAAMVLDRVLH, encoded by the coding sequence ATGAAGACAGTACAACAGCTGGAAGAGCTTGAAGGAATAGAGGAGCAGCGAGAGGCCCGGCCAATCAAACAAACAATCGGTGCCTATATCGACCTGATGAAGCCGCATGTGACGGTTCTACTGCTTGGCACGACGGTGGCAACTATGGCTATCGCGGAGCGAGGATTCCCATCGCTGGGTCTGGTGCTGGCAACGCTGCTGGGTGGAGCGATGTCGGCGGGCAGCGCCAACTGCATCAACTGCTACATCGACCGTGATATCGACCAGGTGATGGGGCGCACGCAGCGTCGCTCACTGCCATCAGGCAGGGTGCAGCCAGCGCAGGCGCTGATCTTTGGCCTGCTATTAGGCATCGGATCATTCCTGATTCTGGCGTTTTTCGTCAACCTGCTCAGCGCGCTGCTGGCGACTTCGGCCATTCTTTTCTATGTTTTCGTGTATACGATCTGGCTCAAACGCACCTCGGCGCAAAATATCGTCATCGGTGGTGCGGCGGGCGCTGTACCCGTGCTGGTAGGCTGGGCGGCGGTAACGAATAGCATTTCACTGCCGGCCATCTGGCTCTTCGCCATCATCTTCTACTGGACGCCGCCGCATTTCTGGGCGCTCTCGTTGTTAATTCAAAAAGACTACGAGAAGGCACATATTCCTATGATGCCGGTGGTGATGGGCGAATCTGAGACGCGCAAGCAGATTTTCCTGTACTCGCTGTTATTGCTGGCGGTTACCCTGGTGCTATTTGCGATGAGGGCAATGGGATTTCTCTACCTGGCAGCGGCGCTCGTGTTGGGTGGTATACTGGTATACATGGCCGTGCGTTTGCTGCGCGATAAGACAAAGAAATGGGCGCGCACGCTTTTCTGGTACTCTAATTGCTACCTGGCGATGATCTTCGCCGCAATGGTGTTAGATAGAGTTCTTCATTAA
- a CDS encoding cytochrome c oxidase assembly protein, whose protein sequence is MTANIDLNFWLTQWNLDPSILIGTALIIGAYLYAIGPLRRRYNFEKATRGQVFAFLSGMIIMFLALITPLDELGDSYLFSAHMVQHLLITMIGPPLLLIGTPEWFLRPIVRNPALFRIAKFLTMPVICFALFNIDFWLWHGPPLYDATLENESIHIIEHLTFIVFGVLNWWPMFSPSKDLPRLSIGGQVLYLFLSGMPTVALGAGLTFLPPLYAPYITAPRVWGISAATDQQLGGLIMWIPGNILYIVIMSALFIRWMQQQEAKQMAQEREQYEKEDASGAVI, encoded by the coding sequence ATGACGGCAAATATAGATCTCAACTTCTGGCTCACACAATGGAATCTTGATCCATCAATTCTTATCGGCACGGCATTGATTATCGGTGCCTATCTATATGCTATCGGCCCGCTGCGCAGGCGCTATAACTTTGAGAAGGCTACACGCGGCCAGGTTTTCGCGTTCTTATCCGGGATGATTATCATGTTCCTGGCGCTTATCACCCCGCTGGACGAGCTTGGCGACTCCTACCTGTTCAGCGCGCATATGGTGCAGCATTTGCTGATCACTATGATCGGACCGCCATTGCTGCTGATTGGCACACCCGAATGGTTCTTGAGGCCAATAGTACGCAACCCGGCGCTATTTCGTATCGCGAAGTTTTTGACGATGCCTGTTATTTGCTTTGCCCTTTTCAATATCGACTTCTGGCTCTGGCACGGGCCGCCGCTCTATGATGCCACGCTGGAAAACGAGTCCATTCACATCATCGAACACCTGACCTTTATCGTCTTTGGCGTCCTGAACTGGTGGCCGATGTTTAGCCCATCGAAGGATTTGCCGCGCCTATCTATCGGCGGGCAGGTCCTCTATCTCTTCCTCAGCGGCATGCCCACCGTCGCGCTGGGGGCCGGTCTCACCTTCTTACCGCCGCTCTATGCTCCCTACATTACTGCTCCGCGTGTGTGGGGCATTTCTGCGGCTACCGACCAGCAGTTGGGCGGCCTCATCATGTGGATCCCCGGCAATATCCTCTATATCGTCATCATGAGCGCCCTCTTCATTCGCTGGATGCAACAACAAGAGGCAAAGCAGATGGCGCAGGAACGAGAGCAATATGAAAAAGAGGATGCGAGCGGCGCTGTGATATAG
- a CDS encoding SMC family ATPase, whose amino-acid sequence MLITRIELENIKSYRHLTVDFRRGTTAISGPNGSGKTTLVEAIGYALFDFLPYNQTQFVREGEKFGRVVVHFLGNDDRPYEVERRCGAGAKWFVYDCEADMRLEQSTDVLDKLHELFGIDRERPLDSLFRDALGVPQGTFTASFLLTPAKRKQVFDALLQIEDYKTAFDYLLEVKNSYRDQAQVQVREIDRLTVETRELEHWRSTLAEKRLEDRQKKEQNVQVMQRLADCRERETVLKQNQERLNQCRAQLDLSRMKHEGAQQELSRSEATLNEARSASQAVENSLLDYRRYQQAETALVALRKNERERNTLRQQHAEQQKQLATIIATIAHLQVRLDEVATARQRLEALLPAYEQQVELEKQKELLAQQVTSYEGLKKEARNFSQKLADCRQQQEKLQRRIAEIEPLRPLAEKLTERVEKVVQLQTRLLDRGTKRKQYEEKRGQLQEKLADQEHTATQLRKAEDYITRAEQHRAEAEELPGLQEQFERLSAQKHRLEGNIESYQESRRLSAGGQCPLLHQPCLNIKQIGLVSLESYFDGLLVEEHTQYEALAQRLEAISARIVYVKKHADALEKVGQYIERRDICTDKLQRLNIDITRLQREIADLEQGLEELKLVDKLILKATSDRDESQKADQQVRELEGFRKQFEQVQAQIEQYTADLEERRRQADAISGSAAQLEEVNQALKALNDPRSLLKVQQETIKQEPVHQQQLQAEQQKRQQAEQRLHNLEEQLQRFAELDVQIGEQEAIRAQCKSGHDAYIQNENVARLLPAREQSYIQAASKAEQAEQELRKAEVAYQQAASTFDEQELLSIQTEISLLQKTQGQLAEEMNNLQSKINELEQNIAHAEALLKELEAAQREKSTLEDLQTMVEQFRKLIKEAAPHVLKAMLNDISAEANRIFGEIMGDRSAQLFWENDYEIVLRRQGVNRTFAQLSGGEQMSAALAVRLALLKKLSTLNIAFFDEPTQNMDLLRRSNLAEQIRRVRGFDQLFVISHDDTFEQGLDSLVRLHKIDGETRLLTEDDDNMFAIEEQVPVHAAQR is encoded by the coding sequence ATGCTCATTACACGCATCGAGTTAGAGAACATCAAGAGCTATCGTCACCTCACGGTCGATTTCCGGCGCGGCACCACCGCTATCAGCGGCCCTAACGGGTCAGGCAAAACCACGCTTGTTGAAGCCATCGGCTACGCCCTGTTCGACTTTCTTCCCTATAATCAGACACAATTCGTGCGCGAAGGCGAAAAATTTGGCCGCGTCGTTGTCCACTTCCTCGGCAATGATGACCGCCCCTACGAGGTCGAGCGGCGTTGCGGTGCGGGCGCGAAGTGGTTCGTGTATGACTGCGAAGCCGATATGCGCCTTGAGCAAAGCACCGATGTACTCGACAAACTACACGAACTCTTCGGCATCGACCGCGAGCGCCCCCTGGACAGCCTCTTCCGCGATGCGCTGGGCGTGCCCCAGGGAACATTCACCGCCAGTTTCTTGCTCACTCCGGCCAAACGCAAGCAAGTCTTCGATGCGCTGCTGCAAATAGAAGACTACAAAACCGCCTTCGACTATCTCCTGGAGGTGAAAAATAGCTACAGAGATCAAGCCCAGGTTCAAGTGCGTGAAATTGACCGCCTCACTGTTGAGACACGCGAATTGGAGCATTGGCGCTCAACATTGGCGGAGAAGCGCCTGGAAGACCGCCAGAAGAAAGAGCAAAATGTGCAGGTAATGCAGCGCCTCGCCGATTGTAGAGAACGTGAGACGGTTCTGAAGCAGAACCAGGAGCGCCTCAATCAGTGCAGAGCGCAACTTGATCTGAGCCGCATGAAACATGAAGGCGCTCAACAGGAGCTGTCCAGGAGCGAAGCAACTCTGAACGAAGCTCGCTCCGCGAGTCAGGCAGTTGAAAATTCGCTGCTGGATTACCGGCGCTATCAACAGGCTGAAACAGCGCTAGTTGCCCTGCGTAAGAATGAACGAGAGCGCAACACCTTGCGGCAGCAACACGCGGAGCAGCAAAAGCAGCTGGCGACCATCATCGCCACCATCGCTCATCTGCAGGTGCGACTTGACGAGGTAGCCACCGCCCGGCAGCGCCTGGAAGCATTATTGCCCGCCTATGAGCAGCAAGTTGAACTGGAAAAGCAGAAAGAGCTGCTGGCGCAGCAGGTGACCAGCTACGAGGGCCTGAAAAAAGAAGCACGAAATTTCAGTCAGAAACTGGCGGACTGCCGCCAGCAACAGGAAAAACTGCAAAGGCGCATCGCGGAGATCGAACCGCTCCGGCCACTGGCCGAAAAATTGACCGAACGTGTCGAAAAGGTCGTCCAGCTTCAGACACGGCTGCTTGATCGCGGCACGAAACGCAAGCAATACGAGGAGAAACGCGGCCAGTTACAGGAGAAACTGGCGGATCAGGAGCATACTGCCACCCAGTTACGCAAGGCTGAAGACTATATCACCAGGGCCGAGCAGCATCGCGCGGAGGCCGAGGAACTGCCGGGCTTGCAGGAGCAATTTGAACGGCTTTCGGCGCAGAAACATAGGCTCGAAGGCAACATCGAAAGCTACCAGGAATCGCGTCGTCTATCGGCGGGTGGTCAATGTCCACTGCTTCACCAGCCTTGCCTCAATATCAAGCAAATAGGGCTGGTGAGCCTCGAATCCTATTTTGATGGCCTGCTGGTCGAGGAGCATACGCAATACGAAGCGCTCGCGCAACGATTGGAGGCCATCAGCGCACGTATCGTTTATGTGAAGAAACATGCCGACGCGCTGGAAAAAGTAGGGCAGTATATCGAAAGGCGCGACATCTGTACCGATAAATTGCAGCGTTTGAATATCGACATCACGCGCCTGCAACGCGAGATTGCGGACCTTGAGCAGGGTTTGGAGGAATTGAAGCTCGTTGATAAACTCATTCTCAAGGCAACGTCAGACCGCGATGAGAGCCAGAAAGCGGATCAACAGGTGCGCGAACTGGAGGGGTTCCGCAAGCAGTTCGAGCAAGTGCAGGCACAGATTGAACAATATACAGCCGACCTGGAGGAGCGCAGGAGGCAGGCAGATGCTATCAGCGGCAGCGCAGCACAACTCGAAGAGGTGAACCAGGCATTGAAGGCCCTGAACGACCCGCGCTCGCTCCTGAAAGTCCAGCAAGAAACCATCAAGCAGGAGCCTGTCCACCAGCAACAATTGCAAGCAGAGCAGCAAAAGCGCCAGCAGGCTGAACAACGGCTGCACAACCTGGAGGAGCAATTACAGCGTTTCGCGGAGCTTGACGTGCAAATCGGCGAGCAGGAGGCAATTCGCGCCCAATGCAAATCCGGGCATGATGCCTATATTCAAAACGAGAACGTCGCCAGGCTGCTGCCCGCGCGCGAACAGTCCTACATACAGGCAGCGAGCAAAGCAGAACAGGCTGAACAGGAATTGCGCAAGGCAGAAGTAGCCTACCAGCAAGCGGCATCCACGTTTGACGAGCAGGAACTCCTCTCCATCCAGACAGAGATCAGTCTACTTCAGAAAACACAGGGGCAACTGGCAGAAGAAATGAATAATCTCCAGTCAAAGATTAACGAACTGGAGCAAAATATTGCGCACGCTGAAGCGTTGCTAAAGGAGTTGGAGGCCGCGCAGCGGGAGAAGAGTACGCTCGAAGACCTGCAAACGATGGTGGAGCAGTTCCGTAAGTTGATCAAAGAGGCCGCGCCACACGTGCTGAAGGCGATGCTGAACGATATCTCAGCCGAGGCCAATCGCATCTTCGGGGAGATCATGGGCGACCGCAGCGCGCAGCTTTTCTGGGAGAACGACTATGAGATCGTCCTGCGCCGCCAGGGGGTCAATCGCACCTTTGCCCAGTTGAGCGGCGGCGAGCAGATGAGCGCGGCGCTGGCCGTTCGCCTGGCGCTGCTCAAGAAGCTCTCCACGCTCAATATCGCCTTCTTCGATGAGCCGACGCAGAACATGGACCTCTTGCGCCGCTCGAACCTGGCCGAGCAGATCCGGCGCGTGCGCGGCTTCGACCAGCTCTTCGTCATCAGCCATGACGATACATTTGAGCAAGGACTTGATAGCCTGGTGCGCCTGCACAAAATAGACGGCGAGACACGCCTGCTGACCGAAGACGATGACAATATGTTTGCGATAGAAGAGCAGGTGCCAGTCCATGCTGCACAAAGGTAA
- a CDS encoding DNA double-strand break repair nuclease NurA: MLHKGKLQAALNVKRGQFSAYDDSFNDQVQAYREALETLYQKYSSGFLLEQDLPDDGPGMQPAGARPSIEFDRWLVNAPYSFYHGPLFPFGREFANHEQARQWAECIEGVTTLAVDGSQLQPWRDASIPVALIQVGFFANPHAHGRPYTKDVRMEVLAPDEIMEASRSEGKDPDSYPYSEIQVTLRRYKLEVETLCEQMIHFASMRRPGDPAHSPVVFFDGSLVVSFALTMPSPYREQYIASAVSLLQTSEEYRIPLIGYIDTSYARDVITMLLRLDSSERHGRPMLRETKKVHDALLWQGHMRWGDRTPAMICARGDILEGYGAYRESVAFCYLQTTANRPPARLEFPRWMLDDGVLEPVLDVVRAEVIAGQGYPYAIETADAVSVITMQDRAEFYQQFQEFIERQGLKFSFSTKAVSKSRRR, encoded by the coding sequence ATGCTGCACAAAGGTAAACTTCAGGCGGCTCTGAACGTCAAGCGCGGCCAGTTCAGCGCCTACGACGATTCGTTCAACGACCAGGTGCAGGCCTACCGCGAAGCACTGGAAACGCTGTACCAAAAATACTCATCGGGCTTCTTGCTTGAACAGGACCTTCCAGATGATGGCCCAGGTATGCAACCGGCGGGAGCGCGTCCCAGCATCGAATTTGATCGCTGGCTGGTCAACGCGCCCTACAGCTTCTATCACGGTCCGCTTTTTCCATTCGGGCGCGAATTCGCCAATCACGAACAGGCGCGCCAGTGGGCTGAGTGCATCGAGGGAGTGACGACGCTGGCGGTCGATGGCAGCCAGCTGCAGCCCTGGCGCGACGCCTCAATTCCCGTGGCGCTCATTCAAGTCGGCTTCTTCGCTAATCCTCACGCGCATGGCCGTCCATATACCAAGGATGTGCGCATGGAAGTACTCGCGCCGGATGAAATCATGGAAGCGTCCAGAAGCGAGGGCAAAGACCCCGATAGCTACCCCTATTCCGAAATCCAGGTCACGCTGCGCCGCTACAAATTAGAGGTCGAGACGCTTTGCGAACAAATGATACATTTTGCGAGCATGCGCCGTCCAGGCGATCCCGCCCATAGTCCCGTCGTCTTTTTTGATGGCTCGCTGGTCGTCTCATTTGCGCTGACGATGCCCAGCCCTTACCGCGAGCAATACATCGCCTCAGCCGTCTCGCTACTGCAAACTTCGGAGGAGTACCGCATCCCGCTGATCGGCTACATTGATACCAGCTACGCGCGCGATGTCATTACCATGCTGCTGCGCCTGGATTCCTCAGAACGTCATGGCCGACCCATGCTGCGAGAAACAAAGAAAGTCCACGATGCGCTACTCTGGCAGGGACACATGCGCTGGGGAGATCGGACACCCGCGATGATCTGCGCCCGCGGCGACATCCTTGAAGGCTACGGTGCCTACCGCGAAAGCGTGGCGTTCTGCTACCTGCAAACCACGGCTAACCGTCCCCCGGCGCGCTTAGAATTCCCGCGCTGGATGCTCGACGATGGCGTGCTGGAACCCGTACTGGATGTTGTGCGGGCCGAGGTGATCGCGGGCCAGGGCTATCCCTACGCCATCGAAACGGCGGATGCTGTTTCGGTGATTACCATGCAGGATCGGGCCGAGTTCTACCAGCAATTCCAGGAGTTCATCGAGCGCCAGGGCCTGAAGTTTTCGTTTTCGACGAAGGCGGTGAGCAAAAGCCGGAGGAGGTGA
- a CDS encoding TGS domain-containing protein has protein sequence MITEALKKTDLLKEKLLKNLPEHFSEEEVNLIRRACSFAENHYAHLDHPIGRPYLEYICDATELLCEFGASPIAIAAAIVCPPPISPQKVFDDLKKQFKNEVKLVELVQSMLQLSLLEWGIWPLAHDQNDYDQCRDRQDVLRKMYALAIDEVSSKDAELLSLAMLHFQKKEKQIENIIRMFLAIATNMNALIIKLIDRLYLIKRLKDLSSEKQEAINHLQLAKITLAIYAQLADRIGIWQLKSNLEDMSFRLIDPEQYKKIAKQLAVKKEEREKEINNIIPQIQAELKEFGIEAVITGRAKHIYSIYNKMVAKNLSFEEVKDLLGIRIIVDSKQDCYDVLEIILDTWPAETDVYNGETYRDWIARPKENQYQSLHTTVKIEGKIVEIQIRTKEMHEIAEYGVASAHWRYKESKTYRKGKTPRVLKTKEQIWDQELAQLRKSVVEEKKQDSTEQSKNRILKDRIYVITPKGHIIDLPTGATPLDFAYRIHTDLGHKYLGAKVGGRFVSIDYELKNGDIIEVITSRTRKGPNPEWLSKSRLDDELKSTGLAEFLITSIENGRIPQWLYKKEDANRNRDKETKEPKNEEGLESKDEPNSQKPIDINDEINNYMYYVFARTRQARTKIHHWLNKHPEE, from the coding sequence ATGATAACAGAAGCTTTAAAAAAAACTGATCTGTTGAAAGAAAAATTGCTGAAGAATTTACCAGAGCATTTCTCTGAGGAGGAAGTAAACCTCATTAGAAGAGCATGCTCATTTGCAGAAAATCACTATGCTCATCTCGACCATCCAATTGGTAGACCTTACCTCGAATATATCTGTGATGCCACCGAATTATTGTGTGAGTTTGGAGCTAGTCCCATCGCAATTGCGGCCGCTATAGTCTGCCCACCACCAATTAGCCCACAAAAAGTTTTCGATGACCTGAAGAAGCAGTTCAAGAACGAAGTTAAACTAGTGGAACTTGTCCAATCAATGCTACAATTATCCCTTCTCGAATGGGGCATCTGGCCATTAGCTCACGATCAGAATGATTACGATCAATGCAGAGACCGCCAGGATGTATTGCGTAAAATGTATGCTTTAGCCATTGACGAAGTAAGTAGTAAGGATGCCGAACTTCTTTCCCTAGCAATGCTTCATTTCCAAAAAAAAGAAAAGCAAATTGAAAATATCATCAGAATGTTTCTTGCGATTGCAACTAACATGAATGCTCTCATCATTAAGCTTATTGACCGGCTGTATCTGATCAAACGGCTGAAGGATTTATCTTCGGAGAAGCAAGAAGCCATCAATCATTTGCAACTGGCAAAAATAACCTTAGCAATTTATGCGCAACTTGCCGATAGAATAGGCATATGGCAACTCAAATCAAATCTGGAAGATATGTCTTTCCGCTTGATAGACCCTGAACAATACAAAAAGATAGCCAAACAACTTGCAGTAAAAAAGGAAGAGCGTGAGAAAGAGATCAATAATATCATCCCACAGATTCAGGCAGAACTTAAGGAATTTGGGATTGAAGCAGTGATTACTGGTCGGGCCAAACATATCTATAGCATTTATAACAAGATGGTCGCCAAAAACCTGTCCTTCGAGGAAGTGAAGGACCTGCTTGGCATTCGTATCATCGTGGATAGCAAGCAGGATTGTTATGATGTATTGGAAATTATTCTAGACACATGGCCAGCAGAGACAGATGTGTATAACGGTGAAACATATAGAGACTGGATAGCAAGGCCCAAAGAAAATCAATATCAATCCCTGCATACCACGGTAAAAATTGAGGGTAAGATAGTTGAGATTCAAATTCGCACCAAAGAGATGCATGAGATTGCGGAATATGGCGTAGCTTCAGCGCACTGGCGTTATAAAGAGAGCAAGACATACCGGAAGGGCAAGACGCCACGAGTTCTGAAGACGAAAGAACAAATCTGGGATCAAGAGCTGGCTCAGTTGCGCAAAAGTGTGGTCGAAGAAAAAAAGCAGGATTCTACTGAGCAGTCAAAGAATAGGATTCTAAAGGATCGCATCTATGTGATTACTCCCAAGGGACACATTATTGATCTCCCCACAGGAGCGACTCCATTAGACTTCGCCTACCGTATCCATACCGATCTTGGCCATAAATATCTTGGGGCTAAGGTTGGAGGTCGCTTTGTATCTATAGACTACGAATTGAAGAATGGTGATATTATTGAGGTCATCACTTCTCGCACGAGAAAAGGGCCGAATCCTGAATGGCTTAGTAAGAGTAGATTGGATGATGAGTTAAAAAGTACCGGTTTAGCTGAATTTCTCATCACTAGCATTGAAAATGGTCGAATCCCTCAATGGCTTTACAAAAAAGAGGATGCTAATAGGAATAGAGATAAAGAGACTAAAGAACCTAAGAATGAGGAGGGACTTGAGAGTAAAGACGAGCCGAATTCACAAAAGCCTATAGATATTAATGATGAGATAAATAATTATATGTACTATGTTTTTGCCCGGACGCGCCAAGCCAGAACTAAGATTCATCATTGGCTTAATAAGCATCCTGAAGAATAA